A stretch of the Streptomyces sp. NBC_00078 genome encodes the following:
- a CDS encoding VOC family protein — protein MNNDISGLRGTTKAVSSDSVFGAPCWVSLTSRDRDATEDFYRAVLGWEWRSAKLGDRFRMALVNGTPVAGLAAVADMWQMAVAWTVYFAVPSADEAVARAQERGGTAAVGPISFPPGRAALLADRDGATFGVWEGALVGDWEKWRHSAPTFIRLHTRDAFDAAIFYGEVLDWASGRPGCCEVQYEGGEVVLRSQGDIVARIESGALGAAPDPTIRPHWQVHFGVEDVAACVRAAELHGGSVLSKGSDEAVLRDADGAQFTVTSRRER, from the coding sequence ATGAACAACGACATCTCAGGCCTGCGCGGTACGACGAAGGCCGTGTCCTCGGACTCCGTGTTCGGGGCACCCTGCTGGGTGAGTCTGACCAGCCGTGACCGCGACGCCACCGAGGACTTCTACCGGGCCGTGCTGGGCTGGGAGTGGCGCTCCGCCAAGCTGGGTGACCGCTTCCGCATGGCGCTGGTGAACGGGACGCCCGTGGCCGGGCTCGCCGCCGTCGCCGACATGTGGCAGATGGCGGTGGCCTGGACGGTGTACTTCGCCGTGCCCAGTGCGGACGAGGCCGTGGCGCGCGCACAGGAGCGGGGCGGTACGGCCGCCGTAGGGCCGATCTCCTTCCCGCCCGGGCGGGCGGCGCTGCTGGCCGACCGTGACGGAGCGACGTTCGGGGTCTGGGAGGGAGCGCTCGTCGGCGACTGGGAGAAGTGGCGGCACTCGGCCCCCACCTTCATCAGGCTGCACACGCGCGACGCCTTCGACGCCGCGATCTTCTACGGCGAGGTCCTGGACTGGGCGTCCGGGCGGCCCGGCTGCTGCGAGGTCCAGTACGAGGGCGGCGAGGTGGTGCTGCGCAGCCAGGGCGACATCGTGGCGCGCATCGAGTCCGGCGCCCTCGGGGCGGCCCCCGATCCCACCATTCGGCCGCACTGGCAGGTCCATTTCGGGGTCGAGGACGTGGCGGCCTGTGTACGGGCCGCCGAGCTGCACGGCGGCAGCGTCCTGTCGAAGGGCAGCGACGAGGCGGTGCTGCGCGACGCGGACGGCGCACAGTTCACCGTGACGTCGCGCCGCGAGCGCTGA